The Paenibacillus sp. FSL H7-0357 nucleotide sequence ACTTTACGACAAGCCGGATATTTATGACGTCACGGCTGCGATGTCGGAGCTTGGCAATTATTTAAGCTCGATGCCATACATCGAATCCATTTATGTCTATAATCCGAAAAGCGAAAAATTCTACATTGCCTCCTCCAGCGGACAAAACGGTGTATTTACCGAACAGGAGCTTGTGGATAAGAACATTCTGGGCATCCTGAACCACTATGAGGAATACAAGCCGTTTATGCCGATTCCGCGGGTCTATTCCAATGGTGCCGAGGAGGACGATCAGGTCCGGGCTTATACCTTTCTATGCTTTGATGCCATCGGCTGGGACCGGGCGATTAATTCAGCAGTGATTGTGAACATCTCCGCACCCTGGATCAACAAAGAGATTACCAGTCCTGTAGATTCCAAAAGCTCGACCTTCATCCTGGCAGACCATGGCGCCTTCCTGTCCAGTAACAGCCTGGAGCAGCAGGAGCTTTCCCCGGAGGAAACCCGCTGGATCGACCAGAAGGTCAAGGGCGACTCCGCAGGTTATTTTATCGGCAAATTTGCTGGAGAGAACTCACTGATTTCTTATACCGCCCCGGATGCTTTAAGCTGGCAGTATGTGCGGATCACGCCGTATGACATCATCACCGAGCAGACCGACAACATCCGGAACGCTACCCTGCTCATTGCAGTCATTATTCTGGTGGGAGGCATCGGGCTGTCCTGGATCATGTCGAAAAGGCTGTATCTGCCCATTCACCGGATCGTCAGCGAGATGAACATTCTCGAAAGCGAAAAACGCGACAGCATGTTTATGATTAGGCAAAATACGGTGCGCGATCTGGTGCTGGGGTTAAAGCCGCTGCAATCCATGCAGCAGGTGGAGAAACTGAGGCAGCTTGGCATTCACTTTACGTTCAACGACGATTACCGCCTCATCCTGCTGCGGATTGACAACTATAATGAATTCAGGGAAGCCAGATCCTCTTATTTGCTGGCCTATAAATTTGCCATTATGAACATCGCTTCGGAAATCTGCGGCCAGACCTACCGTGTGGAGACCGTGGATATGAATGATGACGGCATACTGGTGCTGCTGAATATCATTGATCCGGTAGAATACACCGATACAGGACTGATCGAGACGCTGCTGCGGCAGATTCAGCAGGCCTGCTCTGATTATCTGAAGGTGAGTCTCACCCTTACCTACAGCCATATTGACCGGAATGCCCTGCAGTTGAATCAGCTTTATAAGCAGGTCCGGCAAGCTTCAAATCACCGTCTGTTCTACGGGCATGGCTGCATCATCAGCGCCCAGGCCGTTAGCAGTCTGCAGGCCAATACCTACCACTATCCGACCGAGAAGGAAAAGAAACTTATCGATGCTCTGATGAGCGGCAAAGTCGAGGACGCCCAAGAGCAATTCAGCGCCATCCTCCGGGAAACGGAAGCTTATCCGTTCCATACCGTGCAATTAGCGTTGTCCAGGCTTAGTGTGACGATCAAAGAAATTATCAGTACTGTCCAAAAACGGAACCGTTTACAATGTGATGGGACATCAGGGCTGCCCGCTCTGGATTCCGTAGAAACCGTTGCTGAGCTGGAAGAAGCCTTCTTCGTGCTGTTTAGTGAAATGCGGGAGCAGCTCGCTGAGAAAAAAAGCTCCAAGCAGCATGATCTGATCCTCCTGATTAATCAGAAAATAAACGAGAATTATATGGAGCCGAACCTTAGCCTGAACCAGATCGCGGACGAACTTGATATGTCCCCGATCTATATCAGCCGGCTATACAAGCAGCAGACCATGTCCAGCATCGTGGACATCATTCTGGAGGTGCGCATGCGTGAAGTATGCAGCCTGCTGGAGAGTACCGATCTCCCGGTAACTATCATCGCCGAGCGCTGCGGCTTTACCAGCAGCTCCTACCTGCACCGGATGTTCAAGCGCAGCTTCGGCACCACCCCCACCGATTACCGGCGTTCCAAAAACGCGTGAAAACAGGGGCTGTCTCAAAAGCCATGAAATGGCTGCTGGGATGCCCCCTGTTTTTTTTTACGCAAAAAGAAACCGCTATGCAAGCCCTTTTTATTGAAGTATGGGCAGATCAGTTACAAAAAAAGGTAACGTGAGCCTTTTGGCGAAATAGACTTTAACAGGGAGAGTTCCAAGTTCATTGAAGGTGGGAGATCGGTGGAGAAGCAAAAGCTAATACGTATCTTTGATAAGCAGGCAAACCAATATGATAACAAAAGGGAAGATCCGCAACAAAAACGTTGGCGCCAACAGCTTTTAAGTCATGCGAAGGGCGAGGTGCTTGAGCTTGCCGTGGGGGCAGGTGCGAATTTCCCGTTTTATCCTCAAGACATAAAGGTTACCGCAACTGACTTTAGTGAGGCGATGCTAGAGAAAGCAAAACGGGCGGCACATCATCATCATATTGAGGGTACTTTTATTTGTTCGGATATTGAAGAAATGAGCTTCTCCGATCATTCGTTCGATACTATTGTTTCTACGTTATCCTTCTGCAGTTATGATAATCCATTAATGGTGTTGAATAAGATCAACCGCTGGTGCAGACCGAATGGGCAAATTCTTCTCATGGAGCATGGGATCAGCTCTAACCCTGCGGTTTCTGTTGTCCAAAAAGCACTTAATCCGCTGTTATATCGTACTTATGGCTGTCACTATACAAGGAACATTCTAGGACTGATCAAAGAGTCGGGTCTCAAAATCAATAAGGTGGAAAGCTACTGGCTTAACATGGTTCATCTGATTTGGGTGAGCCCGAGGCCTTGATCCATTTTCGGTTATCCGTTTTCAGTTCCTGTTTTTATTTTCAGTTTTGTGGCTACACCTTACGCTATCCGCGAAGGTCCCGCTACATCGAGGCAGTCTCCAAGTAAAACCGGAGACTGCCTCCTCTACTCTCCTCCCCCTTGCCCAGAAAGCCGTTGGCAAGGGGCTTGTGCCGGCTCAATGAACTTGGAGAACCACCATTAAGGTGAAAGCAGCGGAGGGGAAGTTTGGAACTGTAGGAGCGCCAGCGTCCGAAAGTCCAAACATTCCACGCAGCCGCCCAGCACCAAAATGCCCTTCCCCTTGAGCAAAGCGCAGCAAAAAGCCCCGCCAGCCATAGGCTTTCGGGGCATCTCTGCACTACTTAATACCTTTCTCCGCCACATAAGCGTTCCACTGCTTTGTCCATTCGGCCTGGATCTTCTCCAGCCCGGCTTGCTTAGCCTTCTGCATAAAGGTTTCCAGCCCTTTATCAATATCATCCACTAGACCTGCCTCAAGCGGGAAGAGGTACTGCTTCTCCACTTGCTCCAGCGCCGCTTTTTCCGCCTGGTACGAGGAATAGTCTTCCGCAAAGCCCAGGAACAGGTCAGGCTTCTGAATTTTGTCCAGCTCTTCGAAGATAGCTTTCACACCATCAAAACCTTTGTCGAACAGCATGAATTCCGGATTTCTCCACGCCCAGCCGTTCATCCCCTCACGGGAGAAGCCATTAGATTGGCTGGTGCCGACCAGTTTGTAGTAGCCGTCTTCCACGGTGTAGTTCTTGCCTTCAATACCGTATTCCGTCAACTGGTTATACCGTTTGTCCAGGACCAGCTTCTGATAGAATGCAAGTGCTCTTTCCGGATTTTTGCTGTTCTTCGGAATGGCAAAACCATTGTGTATCGGATGTACCGGTGTAGCATAACCTGTGGTTTTCCCGAACGGATAATAGCCCAGCTCCCAATCGGGATGTGTCGTGCTGATCTTCATCTTCATGTCATTATAGCGTGTCGGGTTATCCCCGAACATGCTGGCCGCTTTGCCGGAGGTGACCGGGTCCTGCATCGTGTCTTTGATATTCAGCACGTTTTTAGGAATGAAGCCTTTGTCTGCCCAGCGTTTCATCGTTTTCAGCTCTTCTTTTTGCTCATCGGAACCCCAGTAGGTGTATACGGTAGCAGGAGATTCATACTTCACACCCATACCATAAGGCAGCGCTCCAACCATTTTATTCAGTTCAGTATAAATGTAGTGCAGATTATTGCCGATATCGCTGTTGAGGGACATAGGCATCATATCCGGCTCGTTTTTGGCAATGCCGTCCATATAGGCCTCATAGCTGGCCAGATCGGTGGGCTGTGGAAGATTGTATTTCTTGCGCAGATCCTCCCGCCATACGAAACCGTTGGTCACATACTCTTTATAAGTCGCAGGAACCGTATAGATTTTACCATCCACCTTCACATCTTCCCACATGGACTCAGGTACAAATTTCTGCAGCTCCGGGGCCGCCTTTGGCAGCAATTCATCAATAGCCAGGAACGCGCCGCGTTTCGCATAAGATTGGTACTGGGTCCAGTCCGCTGTAAAAATCAGATCAATCGCCTGGCCGGAAGACAGCAGCAGCTTATATTTCTGGTCCCAATCCGTCCAGCTCGTATAGTTGAATTTAACGGTAGCATTCAGTTCTTCCTGAGCCATCTTGTTAATTTCCTCTTGAATCACCGGCAGATCCTTAGGGGCATCCCCAAGCATATAGAACTGCAGCTCCACCTTCTTCGAAGTGTCAATTCCGGTATCTGCCGGGGTAGCCGTGCTGCTGTCTGTTTTCACGGCTGTGCCTGCATTACCGTCTGTTTCACTGCTTGTGCTGTTGTTGCCGCTGTTATTGCCGCCACATCCCGCGAGCAGCGAAAGAGCCAGCGCAGCTGTCGTAAGCGTTACCAGTGATCTTCTGCCTGCTTTCTTTTTCATGATGAACCCTCCTAAAGTTTTGTTTGTCAGCACATCTATCAGAATATGACGCTATGTTAGCCGGATAACAGGCACACCGTAATGGCGTGCTCCACCATACGGTTCTAACCTTTTACAGCCCCGATCGTCAAGCCTTTTACAAAATAACGCTGGATGAACGGATACAGAAACAGAATAGGTCCGGTAACGACAATCGCCATCGCCATCTTGGTCGACTCGGTGGGCAGGTCGGCTCCCAGGCTGACACCCGTACCGGCGCCCATGTTGGCAATGAATGCCGCTGAGTTGATTACATTGTACAGATGGAACTGCAGCTGATACTTATGCGGATCATTAATGAACAGCGAAGACGAGAACCAGTCATTCCAATAAGCCAAGGCAAGAAACAGGCCTACCGTAGCAATGCCGGGCATCGACAGCTGGAGCACGATCCGCCAGTAGATTTTGAAATCACCGGCCCCATCAATTTTGGCGGATTCGAACAGCTCCTCAGGAACGGCCGAACGGATAAAGTTCTTCATCAGAATAATCAGGAACGGGGTCATCAGCCCCGGAAAAATAAGCGCACCATACGAATCAGTCAGATGCAGATATTTGGTCATCATGATGTACCAAGGCACCAGCCCCCCGCCGAACAGGGTTGTGAAATAGATGTAAAAGGAAAACGTATTGCGGTATTTGAAGTCTTTACGTGCCAGCACATACCCGGCCATCGTCATAAAAAACAGCCCCAGCACCGTACCCGTCACCGTCGTAAACAGCGTAACGCCATAAGCCCGCAGTACCTCATCCGGGAACGTGAACACCGTCTTGTATCCTTCCAGCGAGAATTGCGCCGGTATAAAATGATACCCATCCTTAATGATAGAATCATTGGCAGTCAAGGAAGCCGAAATAATCAGCAGGAATGGAATCAGGCAGGCCAGTGAACCTAATATGATTACGGTGTAAGCCAGCCCCTGCAGCATCCTTGTATAATGGTCGTCTTTGATATGCATGCTCTTTTCCTCCTATTGCACCTTTTAGAACAAAGCGTAGTCATCATTGATTCTGCGGATAATGTAGTTCACCGTCATGATCAGGATAAAGCCGAACAGGGATTGGTACAGCCCCGCAGAAGTCGCCATTCCGATATCAAAGGTAACCTTGAGTGACCGGAATACATACGTATCCAGAATGTCCGTGGTATTGTAGAGCACACCATTGTTGCCGATCAGCTGATAAAAGAGGTCAAACTGCCCTTTCATAATGCTGCCCAGCGAGAACAGCAGCAGCACAACAAAGGTCGATTTCAGCATGGGCACCGTGATATACCAGATCCGCTGGAAAATATGCGCTCCGTCAATTTTGGCCGCTTCATAGTACTCATCACTGATCCCCGTAATGGCCGCGAGGTAGATTACCATGCTATAGCCAAGGTTTTTCCAGAGATAGAACAAGATGATGAGAAAAATCCAGACGACCGGTTTATTGTAGACATCCACTGGACCGGCTCCGAACTGGGCAAGCAGTGTATTCAAGAAACCGTTATCATAATTGAACACATTGTAGACGATAACGCTCAGGATCACGAAGGAGACAAAATACGGCAGGAACATGATCGACTGGGTAAGCTTCTTGAACCATTTGACACGCAGCTCGCTGAGCAGAATGGCACAGACAATCGCCAGCACGTTGCCCAGCAGGATAAACGCCAGATTGTAACCGATCGTATTGAGCGTAAGCTTCACCAATGTCCCGGATTTCCAGAGAAACTCAAAGTTTTTGAGGCCTACGAACGGTGCATCGAACAGTCCGGAATTGAAATCAAATTGGGTAAATGCATAATAGACTCCGACCATCGGAAAATACGAATTCACCAGAAAAAACAGCAGTGTCGGAAGCAGCATCAGAAAAAGAACCCGGTTATGGATTAGCTCATGCAGAAATCCTTTTTTCTTCTTTTTCATGCCGGCCCCCATCTGTGATGACAGCTGACCCGTTCCCTTTAAGGGAAGCTCAATGGCTAGCGGCATTCCATTCTTGCGTTTGCGCTGTCTCAAAGCCTTCACTCTCCTATACCTATATATAAGTTGCAGCGGCGCCCGATTTCCCGCCTCCGCTTGGACACTCCAGCTGCGTTTAGCGGCTCCGTCCAATGTATGACCCAAGTATAGGAGCCCCCCCTTCCGGCGAACAGTGCAGCTTGAGGGTATTCCTGCATTATGTTGCTAACCGTGCAGTGTACATTTCAGACTTTTGTGCAGAATTGTGAGAATTTGGACCTTTCCGGCAGCTTTGTGAGCACACAAATAACCCCCGGCTCCTCTTCGGATTGAAGATAGAACCGGGGGAATCGCGTCTTCAGCAGCTTGAACCTTTTATCCCTCCATCTTAAAAAGAACCTTGCTCCGCTTCCCGCTGCGTACCGGCTGTCCCCCGGCGGCTTGCATTTCAGCCTCACGCAGCACCTTCTGTCCCCGCCAGCGCCGCAGCACCAGCAGCCCTCTTGCCGCTTCATCGGCAATCATGCAGCAATAAATGCCCACCAGCCCCCATCCGGCGCTGATCCCAAACAGGTAAGAGCCGCCTACTCCGATCAGCGACATGGAGATGATGGAGACTACCATGGTATAACGGGTGTCTCCTATGGCATTGAGGCAGTTGCCCATGGCCATATTGAGCATTTTGCAGGGCTGCAGAATCAGATTCAAGGCAAGCAGTGATACGCCAATCGAGATAATCTCCTGGTCAGCAGTGAAGAAGCCCAGCAGCGTTCTGCCGAACAGAAACAGCAGCAGCACATTGGCACTTACAATGGCAAGCCCGATATAAAGCGTGCGGTACGCCCCCCGGTATGCCTCCTTCATCTGCCGGGCGCCAAAGAGGTGGGCAATCTGAATTTGCCCCGCCATGGCTATGGCATACCCCAGCGTGAAACAGAAGGATTCCAGCGTATTCAGATAGGTACGGGCCGCCAGCTCCTTGGCCCCAAGCAAAGCCAGGAATGAATAGATCGCCAGCTGTGACAACACCCATGAAGAGGAGTTCAGACCCAGCGGCCAGCTGATTCTAACAATCTCCCCGAACAATTTCTTGCTAAAGGTGCGGAAATCCCGCAGCCTGATTGTGCGTTCAAAAGCACCGCTGAACATATACAGCAGCACCACGACACCAAGCAGTCTGCTGACTACGTTGGATACGGCAATTCCTCCCAGCCCCATCTCGGGCAACCCGAACATTCCGAAGATCAGGATATAATTCAGAATAATGTGGATCACATTGACGGCCACTCCTGTATACATCGGCCCGCGTGTATTGCCGGTATTGCGGATCGCCGAGCCGAGCGAAGCGGTCATTCCGACGAGAAACAGTCCTCCGCCGACATAAGTAAGATAGACATGTGCGAGTGGAATCAGACCGCCGGAGATATGAAGTGCACGCGCAATCGGGTCCGAGAACAGGAACAGGAGGATGCTGACCGCAAACCCCAGCACACTGCTGGCCGTAACTCCCATGATCGCTATCTTGCGCGCATCCTCATGGCGTCCCGAGCCGATACGCTGGGCAATCAGAATGCCCGCCCCGCCCGCAAAGGTTGTGAAGAGTGTGGTCAGCGCACCAAACAGCTGGTTTGAAATTCCAACTACCGCAACCGCATCATCGGAGATCCGGCTGACCATGATCGTATCCACCGTGCCAAGCAGCGTCTGTAGAAAAATCTCTATAAAAATCGGCCAGGCCAGCATCCACAGCCCAACTCTTCCACTTCCAGATTTCACTAATTCAACTCTCCTCTCACCGGTTGCACTCATAACTTTCAGCTGCAACAAGCTTATAGATCACCTTGCTAGAAGTAAATTATAGGTGATATACTCTGGGAAATGTAGCAAATTCCAAACCTAAACTTTCATTTTTCAAACCTACATCAAGGGGGTCCTTAATGAGCCTGCTTCAATTTACCGGTCCACCCGTACCTCATTACATCATCAGCGGTCTTGCCTATTTCCTGCCGGGATATATCCATATGAACCGCCAGCATATTCAGGTGTTTGATCTGCTGTTCGTCAGGGAGGGCTGCCTTTATCTCGGCGAGGAGG carries:
- a CDS encoding MATE family efflux transporter, which gives rise to MSATGERRVELVKSGSGRVGLWMLAWPIFIEIFLQTLLGTVDTIMVSRISDDAVAVVGISNQLFGALTTLFTTFAGGAGILIAQRIGSGRHEDARKIAIMGVTASSVLGFAVSILLFLFSDPIARALHISGGLIPLAHVYLTYVGGGLFLVGMTASLGSAIRNTGNTRGPMYTGVAVNVIHIILNYILIFGMFGLPEMGLGGIAVSNVVSRLLGVVVLLYMFSGAFERTIRLRDFRTFSKKLFGEIVRISWPLGLNSSSWVLSQLAIYSFLALLGAKELAARTYLNTLESFCFTLGYAIAMAGQIQIAHLFGARQMKEAYRGAYRTLYIGLAIVSANVLLLFLFGRTLLGFFTADQEIISIGVSLLALNLILQPCKMLNMAMGNCLNAIGDTRYTMVVSIISMSLIGVGGSYLFGISAGWGLVGIYCCMIADEAARGLLVLRRWRGQKVLREAEMQAAGGQPVRSGKRSKVLFKMEG
- a CDS encoding extracellular solute-binding protein, which encodes MKKKAGRRSLVTLTTAALALSLLAGCGGNNSGNNSTSSETDGNAGTAVKTDSSTATPADTGIDTSKKVELQFYMLGDAPKDLPVIQEEINKMAQEELNATVKFNYTSWTDWDQKYKLLLSSGQAIDLIFTADWTQYQSYAKRGAFLAIDELLPKAAPELQKFVPESMWEDVKVDGKIYTVPATYKEYVTNGFVWREDLRKKYNLPQPTDLASYEAYMDGIAKNEPDMMPMSLNSDIGNNLHYIYTELNKMVGALPYGMGVKYESPATVYTYWGSDEQKEELKTMKRWADKGFIPKNVLNIKDTMQDPVTSGKAASMFGDNPTRYNDMKMKISTTHPDWELGYYPFGKTTGYATPVHPIHNGFAIPKNSKNPERALAFYQKLVLDKRYNQLTEYGIEGKNYTVEDGYYKLVGTSQSNGFSREGMNGWAWRNPEFMLFDKGFDGVKAIFEELDKIQKPDLFLGFAEDYSSYQAEKAALEQVEKQYLFPLEAGLVDDIDKGLETFMQKAKQAGLEKIQAEWTKQWNAYVAEKGIK
- a CDS encoding ABC transporter permease translates to MGAGMKKKKKGFLHELIHNRVLFLMLLPTLLFFLVNSYFPMVGVYYAFTQFDFNSGLFDAPFVGLKNFEFLWKSGTLVKLTLNTIGYNLAFILLGNVLAIVCAILLSELRVKWFKKLTQSIMFLPYFVSFVILSVIVYNVFNYDNGFLNTLLAQFGAGPVDVYNKPVVWIFLIILFYLWKNLGYSMVIYLAAITGISDEYYEAAKIDGAHIFQRIWYITVPMLKSTFVVLLLFSLGSIMKGQFDLFYQLIGNNGVLYNTTDILDTYVFRSLKVTFDIGMATSAGLYQSLFGFILIMTVNYIIRRINDDYALF
- a CDS encoding AraC family transcriptional regulator; translated protein: MRLNKIGNKRALYSKILVSMTLCVSLTFLVSTIIYYNYYIGVEKTQAFRSDLSDLTKTSREVVNMNDAAQSLSFQIYRNSTVSKIVLYDKPDIYDVTAAMSELGNYLSSMPYIESIYVYNPKSEKFYIASSSGQNGVFTEQELVDKNILGILNHYEEYKPFMPIPRVYSNGAEEDDQVRAYTFLCFDAIGWDRAINSAVIVNISAPWINKEITSPVDSKSSTFILADHGAFLSSNSLEQQELSPEETRWIDQKVKGDSAGYFIGKFAGENSLISYTAPDALSWQYVRITPYDIITEQTDNIRNATLLIAVIILVGGIGLSWIMSKRLYLPIHRIVSEMNILESEKRDSMFMIRQNTVRDLVLGLKPLQSMQQVEKLRQLGIHFTFNDDYRLILLRIDNYNEFREARSSYLLAYKFAIMNIASEICGQTYRVETVDMNDDGILVLLNIIDPVEYTDTGLIETLLRQIQQACSDYLKVSLTLTYSHIDRNALQLNQLYKQVRQASNHRLFYGHGCIISAQAVSSLQANTYHYPTEKEKKLIDALMSGKVEDAQEQFSAILRETEAYPFHTVQLALSRLSVTIKEIISTVQKRNRLQCDGTSGLPALDSVETVAELEEAFFVLFSEMREQLAEKKSSKQHDLILLINQKINENYMEPNLSLNQIADELDMSPIYISRLYKQQTMSSIVDIILEVRMREVCSLLESTDLPVTIIAERCGFTSSSYLHRMFKRSFGTTPTDYRRSKNA
- a CDS encoding class I SAM-dependent methyltransferase, producing the protein MEKQKLIRIFDKQANQYDNKREDPQQKRWRQQLLSHAKGEVLELAVGAGANFPFYPQDIKVTATDFSEAMLEKAKRAAHHHHIEGTFICSDIEEMSFSDHSFDTIVSTLSFCSYDNPLMVLNKINRWCRPNGQILLMEHGISSNPAVSVVQKALNPLLYRTYGCHYTRNILGLIKESGLKINKVESYWLNMVHLIWVSPRP
- a CDS encoding carbohydrate ABC transporter permease, with amino-acid sequence MHIKDDHYTRMLQGLAYTVIILGSLACLIPFLLIISASLTANDSIIKDGYHFIPAQFSLEGYKTVFTFPDEVLRAYGVTLFTTVTGTVLGLFFMTMAGYVLARKDFKYRNTFSFYIYFTTLFGGGLVPWYIMMTKYLHLTDSYGALIFPGLMTPFLIILMKNFIRSAVPEELFESAKIDGAGDFKIYWRIVLQLSMPGIATVGLFLALAYWNDWFSSSLFINDPHKYQLQFHLYNVINSAAFIANMGAGTGVSLGADLPTESTKMAMAIVVTGPILFLYPFIQRYFVKGLTIGAVKG